Below is a genomic region from Citrobacter telavivensis.
GCTGGCGTGTGCCGAAATCCACCAGCGGACGGCTGATGTGCCAGGCGTCATCAACAGTGACCAGCAGCATTTCAAAACGATCCTGACTGTAACCCGCACGCGCCAGATGTTTTACCAGCACGATCTCCGGTCCCTGTGCGATTAACTCGCGGGCGGCGACAACGGCGTCATCCACACTGTTCACCGCGTGTTCGCAGAGGATTTCCAGCTCAATCAAATTCGGCGCAATAATATCGCTTGCTGGCAGCGCGTGACGAACATGAAATTCGGCGACGCCCGGGGCGACGATGCAGCCTTTCTCCGGATGTCCCATCACCGGGTCACAAAAATATTTCGCCGCCGGGTTGGCCGCTTTCACCTGACGCACGATCCCCAGAATATGCTCGCCCTGCTCGGCAGAACCCAGGTAACCGCTCAGCACGGCATCGCAGCGCTTCAGCTGATCGATATCAGCTATGCCCTGCACGATCTCGGTCAGATGTGATGGCGGCATGACGCAGCCTGTCCATTTGCCGTATTGCGTGTGATTAGAGAATTGAACCGTATTGAGGGGCCAGACGTTGGCACCGAGGCGGCGCATCGGGAATTCCGCAGCACTATTGCCAGCATGCCCAAAAACAACGTGGGACTGGATGGCGAGAATATTCTTCATTTTTTGCTTACCACAACCCTGAAAATAGAAAGGGGCGTGGTTTCCCACGCCCCTGCTGACTTTCGATTACTTCCAGCACACCAGACAGTAATTCTTCTTACCGCGACGCAGCAGCGTGTAGCGGCCATACAGGCGATCGCCTTCGACGAAGGTGTATTCCGGATCTGACTGCTTCTCACCGTTAATGGTGATCGCGTTTGACGCAATGGTTTTACGCGCCTGACCACGAGACGGTTGCAGTTCGGAATCTACCAGCGCCTGCATCAGGTCAGCGCTCTTTTCCATTTCAACCATCGGTACGCCATCCTGCGCCAGCTGTTCGAAGTCCGCTTCGCTCAAATCGCTCAGCGTGCCGTTGAACAGGCTCTCCGTGATGCGTTTCGCCGCGATAAGACCTTCTTCACCGTGCACCAGACGCGTGACCTGCTCGGCCAACACATATTGGGCACGCGGCGCTTTGCCGCTGTTCTTGTCTTCTTCTTCCAGCGCATTGATCTCTTCAATGTCCATGAAAGTGAAGAACTTCAGGAAACGATACACGTCGGCGTCCGCCGTGTTGATCCAGAACTGGTAGAATTTGTACGGACTGGTTTTCTTCGGATCCAGCCACACTGCGCCGCCTTCGGTTTTCCCGAACTTGGTGCCGTCGGCTTTAGTGATCAGCGGAACGGTCAGACCGAAGACCTGATTCTGATGCAGACGACGTGTCAGGTCGATCCCGGAAGTAATGTTACCCCACTGATCGGAACCCCCGATTTGCAGCGCCACGCCATGCAGTTTATTCAGGCAGGCAAAATCATAACCCTGTAACAGGTTGTAGGAGAACTCGGTGAAGGAGATCCCCTGATCGTCACGGTTCAAACGCTGCTTCACCGCTTCTTTGTTGATCATCTGGTTTACAGAGAAATGCTTACCGATATCGCGCAGGAAGGTCAACACGTTCATGTTGCCGAACCAGTCATAGTTGTTCGCCGCGATAGCGGAGTTTTCGCCGCAGTCGAAATCCAGGAACGGAGCAACCTGTTTACGGATTTTGTCTACCCACTCCTGAACGGTGTCTTCGGTGTTCAGTTTACGCTCGGCGGCTTTAAAGCTCGGGTCGCCAATCAGACCGGTCGCGCCGCCGACCAGCGCCACAGGTTTGTGACCTGCCTGCTGGAAGCGTTTCAGGCATAACAATGGAACCAGATGCCCCAAATGCAAGCTGTCAGCGGTAGGATCGAAGCCGCAATAGAGCGCGATCGGGCCTTGCGCCAGTCGCTCTGCTAA
It encodes:
- the pdxY gene encoding pyridoxal kinase PdxY, which produces MKNILAIQSHVVFGHAGNSAAEFPMRRLGANVWPLNTVQFSNHTQYGKWTGCVMPPSHLTEIVQGIADIDQLKRCDAVLSGYLGSAEQGEHILGIVRQVKAANPAAKYFCDPVMGHPEKGCIVAPGVAEFHVRHALPASDIIAPNLIELEILCEHAVNSVDDAVVAARELIAQGPEIVLVKHLARAGYSQDRFEMLLVTVDDAWHISRPLVDFGTRQPVGVGDVTSGLLLVKLLQGATNQQALEHVTAAVYEIMIATKAMQEYELQVVAAQDRIAQPEHYFSATQL
- the tyrS gene encoding tyrosine--tRNA ligase — its product is MASSNLIKQLQERGLVAQVTDEEALAERLAQGPIALYCGFDPTADSLHLGHLVPLLCLKRFQQAGHKPVALVGGATGLIGDPSFKAAERKLNTEDTVQEWVDKIRKQVAPFLDFDCGENSAIAANNYDWFGNMNVLTFLRDIGKHFSVNQMINKEAVKQRLNRDDQGISFTEFSYNLLQGYDFACLNKLHGVALQIGGSDQWGNITSGIDLTRRLHQNQVFGLTVPLITKADGTKFGKTEGGAVWLDPKKTSPYKFYQFWINTADADVYRFLKFFTFMDIEEINALEEEDKNSGKAPRAQYVLAEQVTRLVHGEEGLIAAKRITESLFNGTLSDLSEADFEQLAQDGVPMVEMEKSADLMQALVDSELQPSRGQARKTIASNAITINGEKQSDPEYTFVEGDRLYGRYTLLRRGKKNYCLVCWK